Below is a window of Fulvitalea axinellae DNA.
ATGCGTGCGGGCAATGTCCGTCTTGCCACAAAATGACGAAACTAACGCATCCTGACATGCACTTCTCGTTTCCGGTAAGCGGAACCACCAAGATTACGAAGTCTTTGGATTTGGTCAGCAAGAATTTCCTTGACCCGTGGCGTAAATTCCTCACCGAAAACCCTTATGGCGATTCCGACGATTGGGCCCTTGGATTTGGAGGAGAGAACAAACAGCTTAACATTTCGAAAGAGGAAAGCAGGCAGATTATCAACGCCCTTTCGCTGAAAGCTTTTGAGGGACGTTACAAGATTATGCTGATCTGGCTACCGGAATTTATGCACCCAACAGGAGCGAACGCCCTGCTCAAGATCTTGGAAGAACCGCCACAGGACACGTTCTTTTTCCTTGTGTCACAACATTCGGAACAGCTCCTGACAACAATCCGTTCCCGTACGCAACAAGTCAAAATCAACGGCTTCTCGGACGAGGAACTCTCCGCTACGCTGAACGAAAACTACGGTATCCCAGCAGAAAAAGCCTCAAGCGTGGCCGTAATGGCAGACGGCAATATAAAACAAGCCTTGACGTTTCTCGAAGAGGTGGAAGATCCAGGACACGAATCGTTCCGAAACTGGATGCGTTTGTGTTACGGCTGGGACTTCACCGGCTTGGTGGCTTCGGC
It encodes the following:
- a CDS encoding DNA polymerase III subunit delta; protein product: MLFAEIKGQEAVKEKLIGAVAGNHVAHAQLFSGPTGSPTLAMALAFSTFILCENRQEHDACGQCPSCHKMTKLTHPDMHFSFPVSGTTKITKSLDLVSKNFLDPWRKFLTENPYGDSDDWALGFGGENKQLNISKEESRQIINALSLKAFEGRYKIMLIWLPEFMHPTGANALLKILEEPPQDTFFFLVSQHSEQLLTTIRSRTQQVKINGFSDEELSATLNENYGIPAEKASSVAVMADGNIKQALTFLEEVEDPGHESFRNWMRLCYGWDFTGLVASADSFQKMTKVERRHLLEYGLNIMRESLIYQYQTEKIARLTGNEAGFVQRFSKTLTPEKISESTELINTALYHLERNANPKILFMDLSLDIARLLRK